A portion of the Hyalangium minutum genome contains these proteins:
- a CDS encoding phasin family protein has product MDKPEAPREKHPVAETFERIWSQALLAVSTAEEEVNRTLQRVATTAGWSQEEVKRHAREFTEKLVGHRKDLEHSVEVAVKGALARLKVPRREDLQEFDARLSKLAERIDALGREK; this is encoded by the coding sequence ATGGATAAGCCAGAGGCCCCCCGAGAGAAGCACCCCGTTGCCGAAACCTTTGAGCGCATCTGGAGCCAGGCCTTGCTCGCCGTCTCCACGGCTGAGGAGGAAGTGAACCGGACCCTCCAGCGCGTGGCCACCACGGCCGGCTGGAGCCAGGAAGAGGTGAAGCGCCACGCCCGCGAGTTCACTGAGAAGCTCGTGGGCCACCGCAAGGACCTGGAGCACTCGGTAGAAGTCGCCGTGAAGGGCGCGCTCGCGCGGCTGAAGGTACCCCGGCGCGAGGATCTGCAGGAGTTCGATGCGCGGCTGAGCAAGTTGGCCGAGCGCATCGACGCCCTGGGGCGCGAGAAGTGA
- the rpoC gene encoding DNA-directed RNA polymerase subunit beta', with amino-acid sequence MKDIFNFFEKPKDPLSFNAIRIALASPDKIRQWSHGEVKKPETINYRTFKPERDGLFCARIFGPVKDYECNCGKYKRMKHRGVVCEKCGVEVIQSKVRRERLGHITLATPVAHIWFLKSLPSRIGNLLDITLKELEKVLYCESYIVLDPKATPLVKGELISEEKMHRLYQEHGEDSFTAGMGGEAVRELLKSIEVEQLSEALRKDMRETNSEAKRKKYAKRLKVAEAFRASGNKPEWMMLDVIPVIPPDLRPLVPLDGGRFATSDLNDLYRRVINRNNRLKRLQELNAPDIIIRNEKRMLQEAVDALFDNGRRGKTITGPNKRPLKSLSDMLKGKQGRFRQNLLGKRVDYSGRSVIVVGPELKLHQCGLPKIMALELFKPFIYNKLEEKGYVTTIKSAKKMVEKERPEVWDILEDVIREHPVLLNRAPTLHRLGMQAFEPVLIEGKAIQLHPLVCAAFNADFDGDQMAVHVPLSIEAQMEARVLMMSTNNILSPAHGKPIIVPTQDMVLGIYYMTRAREFAHGEGRVFSSPAEVRAAYDHHEVHLQAKITCRIDGKRKETTVGRVLLWDIVPRKVGFDAINKVLDKKSLGSLIDQCYRLTGEKETVLLADRVRSLGYTNATRAGISIALKDMVIPAKKQEFLDFARKEVAEIENQYLEGLITDGERYNKVIDIWAEITEKVAAEMMQQISQEEASGEGKDGKRETRKQPSFNPIYIMADSGARGSAQQIRQLAGMRGLMAKPSGEIIETPITANFREGLSVLQYFISTHGARKGLADTALKTANSGYLTRRLVDVAQDAIINEYDCGTMDGLYIGALVEGGEIIEPLGERILGRVALDDILDPVTGEALVRANEEIDEDRVKRIENSGLDRVKIRSVLTCQAKRGICVECYGRDLARGRKVSIGESVGVIAAQSIGEPGTQLTMRTFHIGGAATRRAEQSSLENRYAGTVKFAGLITVQKTDGTLVAMNRNGEIVVVDDSGRERERYQVIYGARILVKEGQRLEAGVLLAEWDPFAIPLLTEVGGIVRYDDIIEGVTMSEALDEVTGLSRRTVIESKDPEARPRIAIRDAQGNVKDLPSSRNPASYFLPQGSIITVNDGDEIHPGEVIAKVPRETTKTKDITGGLPRVAELFEARKPKDAAAIAEIDGVVSFGKDTKGKRKLIITPDVNGEPRTDLAKEYLISKGKNISVHSGDRVKAGEALMDGAANPHDILKVLGEKELARYLVDEVQEVYRLQGVKINDKHIETIVRQMLRRVRVTEVGDTNFLVDEQVEKWVFEEENEKVMAEGKRPAVGEPLLLGITKASLSTESFISASSFQETTKVLTEAAINGKVDYLRGLKENVIMGRLIPAGTGLPNYKHLDIEVESPTDEVNEMEAALAATHGDSAPMQAPASRSEGTQTSGAA; translated from the coding sequence GTGAAGGACATTTTTAACTTCTTCGAGAAGCCCAAGGACCCGCTGTCGTTCAACGCCATCCGCATCGCGCTGGCGTCGCCGGACAAGATCCGGCAGTGGTCTCACGGTGAGGTGAAGAAGCCCGAGACCATCAACTACCGCACCTTCAAGCCGGAGCGGGATGGCCTGTTCTGCGCCCGCATCTTCGGGCCCGTGAAGGACTACGAGTGCAACTGCGGCAAGTACAAGCGCATGAAGCACCGTGGCGTCGTGTGCGAGAAGTGCGGCGTCGAGGTGATCCAGTCCAAGGTGCGCCGTGAGCGCCTGGGCCACATCACCCTGGCCACCCCTGTCGCGCACATCTGGTTCCTCAAGTCGCTGCCGAGCCGCATCGGCAACCTGCTCGACATCACCCTGAAGGAGCTGGAGAAGGTCCTCTACTGCGAGAGCTACATCGTCCTCGATCCGAAGGCGACGCCGCTGGTCAAGGGCGAGCTCATCAGCGAGGAGAAGATGCACCGGCTCTACCAGGAGCACGGTGAGGACTCGTTCACCGCCGGCATGGGCGGCGAGGCCGTCCGCGAGCTGCTCAAGTCCATCGAGGTGGAGCAGCTGTCCGAGGCTCTGCGCAAGGACATGCGCGAGACGAACAGCGAGGCCAAGCGGAAGAAGTACGCCAAGCGCCTCAAGGTCGCCGAGGCCTTCCGCGCCTCCGGCAACAAGCCCGAGTGGATGATGCTGGACGTCATCCCCGTCATCCCGCCCGACCTGCGTCCGCTGGTCCCCCTGGATGGCGGCCGCTTCGCCACGTCCGATCTGAACGATCTGTACCGCCGCGTCATCAACCGGAACAACCGCCTCAAGCGGCTCCAGGAGCTGAACGCGCCGGACATCATCATCCGCAACGAGAAGCGCATGCTCCAGGAGGCCGTCGACGCGCTGTTCGACAACGGCCGCCGCGGCAAGACGATCACCGGCCCGAACAAGCGGCCGCTGAAGTCCCTGTCGGACATGCTCAAGGGCAAGCAGGGCCGGTTCCGCCAGAACCTGCTCGGTAAGCGCGTGGACTACTCCGGCCGCTCCGTGATCGTGGTCGGCCCGGAGCTCAAGCTCCACCAGTGCGGCCTGCCCAAGATCATGGCGCTCGAGCTCTTCAAGCCGTTCATCTACAACAAGCTCGAAGAGAAGGGCTACGTCACCACCATCAAGAGCGCCAAGAAGATGGTGGAGAAGGAGCGTCCCGAGGTGTGGGACATCCTCGAGGACGTGATCCGCGAGCACCCCGTGCTCCTCAACCGCGCCCCGACGCTGCACCGCCTCGGCATGCAGGCCTTCGAGCCCGTCCTCATCGAGGGCAAGGCCATCCAGCTTCACCCGCTGGTGTGCGCCGCCTTCAACGCGGACTTCGACGGCGACCAGATGGCCGTGCACGTGCCGCTCTCCATCGAGGCTCAGATGGAGGCCCGCGTGCTGATGATGTCCACCAACAACATCCTCAGCCCCGCGCACGGTAAGCCCATCATCGTCCCCACGCAGGACATGGTGCTCGGCATCTACTACATGACGCGCGCCCGTGAGTTCGCTCACGGCGAGGGCCGCGTGTTCTCGTCCCCGGCCGAGGTCCGCGCCGCGTACGACCACCACGAGGTGCACCTCCAGGCGAAGATCACCTGCCGCATCGACGGCAAGCGCAAGGAGACCACGGTGGGCCGCGTCCTGCTGTGGGACATCGTCCCGCGCAAGGTCGGCTTCGACGCCATCAACAAGGTGCTCGACAAGAAGTCGCTCGGCTCGCTGATCGACCAGTGCTACCGCCTCACCGGTGAGAAGGAGACGGTGCTCCTGGCCGACCGCGTCCGCAGCCTCGGCTACACCAACGCGACCCGCGCCGGCATCTCCATCGCGCTCAAGGACATGGTCATTCCTGCCAAGAAGCAGGAGTTCCTGGACTTCGCGCGCAAGGAGGTGGCCGAGATCGAGAACCAGTACCTCGAGGGCCTCATCACCGATGGTGAGCGCTACAACAAGGTCATCGATATCTGGGCCGAGATCACCGAGAAGGTCGCTGCCGAGATGATGCAGCAGATCTCGCAGGAAGAGGCCTCGGGTGAGGGCAAGGACGGCAAGCGCGAGACGCGCAAGCAGCCGTCGTTCAACCCCATCTACATCATGGCCGACTCCGGCGCCCGCGGCTCCGCGCAGCAGATCCGCCAGCTGGCCGGTATGCGCGGCCTCATGGCCAAGCCCTCCGGCGAAATCATCGAGACGCCCATCACGGCCAACTTCCGTGAAGGCCTCTCCGTGCTCCAGTACTTCATCTCGACGCACGGCGCTCGTAAGGGTCTGGCGGACACGGCGCTCAAGACGGCCAACTCCGGTTACCTCACCCGCCGCCTCGTGGACGTGGCGCAGGACGCCATCATCAACGAGTACGACTGCGGCACCATGGACGGCCTCTACATCGGCGCCCTGGTGGAGGGCGGCGAGATCATCGAGCCGCTGGGTGAGCGCATCCTGGGCCGCGTGGCCCTGGATGACATCCTCGATCCCGTCACCGGCGAGGCCTTGGTCCGCGCCAACGAGGAGATCGACGAGGATCGCGTCAAGCGCATCGAGAACAGTGGTCTGGACCGGGTGAAGATCCGCTCGGTGCTGACCTGCCAGGCCAAGCGCGGCATCTGCGTGGAGTGCTACGGCCGTGATCTGGCCCGTGGCCGCAAGGTGTCCATCGGCGAGTCCGTGGGCGTCATCGCGGCGCAGTCCATCGGCGAGCCGGGTACCCAGCTCACGATGCGCACCTTCCACATCGGTGGTGCGGCGACGCGGCGCGCGGAGCAGTCCAGCCTCGAGAACCGCTACGCCGGTACGGTGAAGTTCGCCGGCCTCATCACGGTCCAGAAGACCGACGGCACCCTGGTGGCCATGAACCGCAACGGCGAGATCGTCGTGGTGGACGACAGCGGCCGCGAGCGCGAGCGCTACCAGGTCATCTACGGCGCCCGCATCCTCGTGAAGGAGGGCCAGCGGCTCGAGGCCGGTGTCCTCCTGGCCGAGTGGGATCCGTTCGCCATCCCGCTGCTCACCGAGGTGGGCGGTATCGTGCGCTACGATGACATCATCGAAGGCGTGACGATGAGCGAGGCGCTCGACGAGGTGACCGGCCTCAGCCGTCGCACCGTCATCGAGTCCAAGGATCCCGAGGCCCGTCCGCGCATCGCCATCCGCGATGCTCAGGGCAACGTGAAGGATCTGCCCAGCTCCAGGAACCCGGCGAGCTACTTCCTGCCGCAGGGCTCGATCATCACCGTCAACGACGGCGACGAGATCCACCCGGGCGAAGTCATCGCCAAGGTGCCTCGCGAGACCACGAAGACCAAGGACATCACGGGCGGTCTGCCCCGCGTGGCCGAGCTCTTCGAGGCCCGTAAGCCGAAGGACGCGGCGGCGATCGCGGAGATCGACGGCGTGGTGTCGTTCGGCAAGGACACCAAGGGCAAGCGCAAGCTCATCATCACGCCCGACGTGAACGGTGAGCCCCGCACGGACCTGGCCAAGGAGTACTTGATCTCCAAGGGCAAGAACATCAGCGTCCACTCCGGCGACCGCGTGAAGGCCGGCGAGGCGCTCATGGACGGCGCCGCCAACCCGCACGACATCCTCAAGGTGCTCGGCGAGAAGGAGCTCGCGCGCTACCTGGTGGACGAAGTGCAGGAGGTCTACCGGCTGCAGGGCGTGAAGATCAACGACAAGCACATCGAGACGATCGTCCGGCAGATGCTGCGCCGGGTGCGCGTCACCGAGGTGGGCGACACCAACTTCCTGGTCGACGAGCAGGTCGAGAAGTGGGTGTTCGAGGAGGAGAACGAGAAGGTCATGGCCGAGGGCAAGCGCCCGGCCGTGGGTGAGCCGCTGCTGCTCGGCATCACCAAGGCCTCGCTCTCCACCGAGTCGTTCATCTCGGCGTCCTCCTTCCAGGAGACCACCAAGGTGCTCACCGAGGCCGCCATCAACGGCAAGGTGGACTACCTGCGCGGCCTCAAGGAGAACGTCATCATGGGCCGCCTCATCCCCGCCGGTACGGGTCTGCCCAACTACAAGCACCTCGACATCGAGGTGGAGAGCCCGACCGACGAGGTCAACGAGATGGAGGCCGCTCTGGCCGCCACTCACGGAGACTCGGCGCCCATGCAGGCGCCCGCGTCCCGCTCCGAGGGCACCCAGACGTCGGGTGCCGCCTAA